The Fructilactobacillus myrtifloralis genome segment GTGGCAACGGCTGGAATTCCCCACGCCGCCTTGGTGGCGAATGCGTTGAACTTACCGATGGTCTACGTCCGTTCCAAACCAAAAGATCACGGGACGGGGAAGCAGATTGAAGGCCGGCTGACTAAGCAGGATCAGGTCGTGTTAATTGATGATTTGATTTCAACTGGTGGCAGTGTGTTGCAAGCGGCGCAAGCAGTGCAACGAGCTGGTGATCACGTTGCGGGAGTAGTTTCAATCTTTTCTTACGGCTTTCCCGACGCGGAAGAGAACTTTAAAGCGGCTGGGGTGCCCTTTACGCCCCTGCTGACCTATGCCCAACTGATTCAACAGTTGCGAGCCCAACAAGTCATCACTCCAGAGCAATATCAGCGCTTCAATCAGTGGCATCATGATCCTTGGAATTGGATCCAGGGCTAGTTACCTCCTAAATTCACTTAACTTTTGTAAAGGATTCGTAATACAGGCGAATCCTTTTTTATGCTAGAATGTAGGCTACAACCTAACCAAAAAATAAACCTACAATTAACGATTTGATATACGAAAGGACCTATAGCATGGAGAGATACACGAAAGCCCATAACAGAATGGCTCTAGCAACGGGAGAAACAAAAACTAGAGCAAAGCTGACGAAGTCTAAGCACGGTTGGCTAAAGATTGCCATGGGCTTGACCTTTGCCTCAACTTCAATGTTTGCGGTTACGCATCAAGTTCACGCTGAAGTACAAACAACGGTCCAAGCAAGTGTTCCAGCTGACCAAACAACGAGCGCCACTGCTGATCAGACGGCTACTCCAGTTGCCAACGCGGAAAAGGCCCCAGTAACGAATGCTGATGCGCCAGCATCGTCAGCTGCCAGTGACCAGTCAACTACTGCCACTGATGCACCAGCTGATCAGACGGCTACAACTCCGCAAACTGATCAAGGAGAAGCAAAAGCATCTGATCAAACTACCCAGACGCAGTCGGACCAAACCACGGCAGACACTAAGGCCACTTCTGACAAGACGCAAACGGACACCACGGCTGACCAACCAGCTGCTACCAGTAGTAAAACTGATGCGGATGCAACGACTACTAAGCAAGCTGCTCCGGCGGATGCTACTAGTCAGCCAAGTGCGGATGCAAAGACCACTACTGATGACACCACGAAGGTTAAGGATCAAGCAGCCACGGATTCTAAAACGAGTACAGATGCCGTAGCCAGTCAAAAGACGGATGCGACTCCTGATTCTGCTCAGGCGGACACAACTGCAACCAAGCAAACCGATGCCACTAAGCAGGATGCTTCAGACACCAAGGTAGCAACTGACCAAAGTACGACTGACCAGACGGCTACTAAGACTACGGATGCTAACAAAACGACCACTGCTGCAGATGAGCACCAAGCACCTACCACTCCAACTTCTGAAGTGAAGAGTGCTACTCCAACGGTGCGGTTAGCAGTGCAAACTCCTGCTAACCTGAACTTGGCAACGGCTAACATGACGCCACAAACGGGAACGTACACCGCTTCAGGGACGCAAAACGTCCGGGATGGTGCTAGTTTGTCCGCTGGAATTACGGGTCAACTCCAAAGTGGTGACAGCATTAACTACGATGGAAAAGTTCAAGCCGACGGTTACACGTGGTTACACTATTACAACTATGAAAACAAAGACCGCTGGGTGGCTCAGTTAGCCAGTGCGACGACGAGTCACCAACAATTCATTGAATCTCTGTCTGCTGGAGCCATTGAAACTTGGAAGAAGTACGGTGTTTTACCAAGTATTTCGATTGCCCAAGCCATTGTTGAAAGTGCCTGGGGGCAAGCAGCACCTGGGAATAACTTATTCGGAATTAAAGGTTCCTACAATGGTCAATCAGTGACTGTGCAAACCCAAGAATGGGTCAACGGTCGCTACATTACCATCTATGATAAGTTCCGGGCTTACCCAAGTTTTGCGGAAAGTATTCAAGACCACGGGGCCTTCTTATACCAAAACTCACGGTACGCCAACTTATTAGGGAACCGGGATTACGCCCAAACTGCTTGGATGCTCCAAAACGATGGGTATGCAACTTCACCAACTTACGCCAACACGTTGATTAGCGTCATCCAATCCAACAACTTGAGTCGGTTTGACCAAAACTTGGATAACCCGGGTGTTCCTAATAACTCAGATAATAATTCTACGAACGTGGTACAAGCCAACGGAACGTGGACCTTTAGTTCGGACGTAAACGTGCGGACGGCGCCCAGCCTGTCAGCTAGTGTGACCGGGGCTAAGTACACCGGTCAACAAATTACCTACGATGGGCTAGCTGATAACGATGGTTACACGTGGATGCGGTTTAAGGATAGTAATGGGGCTTACCGCTATGCAGCCCAAATCGGTGCTAATGCCGATGTGCCGGCACCAACGCCAACTCCTGATCAAGGTTCAACCAACCAAACTTCCGGTGTTTACACCGTTAGTGGTTGGCAAAACGTTCGTAACGGGGCTAGTTTGAGTGCCGGGATTACCGGTCAACTGCAAGATGGCGACACCATTTACTACGATGGCACTCGGGATGCCGATGGCTACCAGTGGTTACACTACAAGAATTACGCGGGCCAAGACCGGTGGTTAGCAAACCTGAACAACGGGGGGCAAACCACGCCGGCTCCTGACCAAAACCACAATGACCAAGCAACGAACAACGAAGTTGGAGTTTACACGGTCAATGGTTGGCAAAACGTTCGTAACGGAGCTAGTTTAGGTGCCGGAGTCACTGGTCAGTTGCAAAACGGGGATACCATTTACTACGATGGCACCCGGGATGCTGACGGTTACAAGTGGTTACACTACACGAACTATGCTGGTCAAGATCGCTGGGTTGCAGATTTGAACAATGGTGGTCAAAGTACCCCCGCTCCAGCCCCAGATCAAGGGAACCAAACGAGTAACCGTGAAACAGGCGCTTACACAGTGAACGGTTGGCAAAACGTCCGTACCGGATCAAGTTTGAGTGCCGGGGTCACTGGTCAACTCCAAAATGGTGATACGATTTACTATGACGAAACTCGGGAAGCCGATGGTTACAAGTGGTTACACTACACGAACTATGCCGGTCAAGATCGCTGGGTTGCAGACTTGAACAATGGGGGGCAAAGCACCCCTGCTCCAGCCCCAAGCAACGAAGCAACGGTGAGTGGTAGTTACACAATTAACGGTTGGCAAAACGTCCGCAACGACGCGAGCTTGAGTGCTGGGGTCACCGGACAACTGCAAAACGGCGACACGATTTACTACGACCGGACTCGGGATGTTGACGGTTACAAGTGGTTACACTACACGAACTACGCTGGTCAGGACCGCTGGGTGGCTCAGTTGGATTTTGCCCAAGTTCCAAACGTTAACTTGGAAGTGACTTCGAACCTGAGTCAACGAGCACTCCAAATTGCAAGTGCCCAAGCGGGGCGGCCATATGCTTACGGTGGAGCTACGCCACAAACTGGCTTTGATTGTTCTGGTTTAATCTATTATGCTTACCAACAAGCAGGGAAGACGTTACCACGGACAGCCGCTGCTCAATATGGTGCTACGCAACCAATTAGTAAGAGTCAGGCCCAAGCCGGGGACTTAGTGTTCTTTGATGATGGTGGGATTTACCACAACGGAATCTACCTTGGGAATGGTCGGATGTTAGATGCTCAAAACAATGGGGTAATCTACAATGACCTGCTGGCCTACTTCTCAGGCAACGTTTACTTTGGTCGAATTTACTAAGCAACTTCATGAATAAAAATCACGGATTATCTACTTGATAATCCGTGATTTTTAGTTAGGGCGCAGGTAAGGTATAATTTAAACTGACGTTATGACCGCATTTAAGAAAGGTATGGCATGAAAAGCCCCAAATATTACGTTGAAATCCCCACTCAGGTGGTGCAGGAACTAAAGGCAACTGCTGGTGAGAAGTTTGCGTTGCAACTTGATAAAAACGGGATGCAGTTAGAAAAGCAGGACGTTAAACGGGCCTCATTGTGGGACGTTTCGTACTGGTGGAACATCATTCCGGCCGTGGTAATGGCACTGTTATTCTTTGCCTACTGTGCGGAAAAGGGACAAAAGTTAATTCCTTTGACCGGGAGTTTTTCGATTGCGACGGGGACGATTGTATTAGGCACGATGATGGGCTCCCTCTTGTTTACCATTTTTTTCGTAAAAACGCGCAATGATTCGGTTAATTCGGTCTATCGCAACATTTACTGGCGGAATTTGCCCACCATTGTCATCGCCGTCTCGCTAATCTTACTGGGGTCATTACTGGGGATCTTTTGGATTTTTGCCCGGGTGTTTTACGGGGCGGCCTTTGACCAGTACACGGCCGCGTTGATCCTGTTGATGTTTGGACTGATCATTAACACGATTATGATTAACGTGGCGGATAACATTACGCCGACCGTGCTGGTAGACTTGTTAATTCTCACGATCATCGGCGGTCTCTTAATTTCAATGCTGGCCAACGGGAATAAGCAGTGGTGGAAACATAACATTAGTTTTTTAGGGACGGCCAAGGCCATTGATAGCTGGCAGTTTAATCTAACCTTCATCTTCTCTGCACTTTTGATGCTGGCCCTCGTGGATTATTTGTTTGTTTCAATTAAACCCCTCCATCGGCCGAAGCTACCAACCTTCATCTTGCGGAGCTTGTTAACGTTATTGGCACTTGAAGCCCTGGGGGTCGGAGTAATTGCGAATAACCGGCAGATTCCCTGGATGCACTACTGGCATGATCGGTTTGCCTGGGCCATGGCGGGGACCATCATTATTTTAATTGGAGGGATCAAGTGGCTATGGCCCGGGATTCCCAAGCGGTTCGTTTGGAATTCGTACCTGATGGGGAGTTTGATAATTATCGTGAGCATTCTGTTTCGCGTGGTCCACTATTTCTCGTTGACGGCGTTTGAAATTTTTGCTTCTGCGCTCGCCTTTTCGTGGATTGTGATGCTGTTTCAGTATCTGCTGGATGAAGTGAACCAACAAACCCAACAGGTGACCGTGCAGTTACAGTTGCAGAAACCAAATAAGTGAAATTTAATTCGGACCCGCCTATAATGAAAGTGGAGGTGCTGATAATGAAATTAAACTTAGATTCAACCATTACCCTAAACAACGGAATTGAAATGCCCTTACTGGGATTAGGAGTTTGGAAGAGTGATAACCAAACTGCTACTCAATCAGTAAAGTGGGCCTTGGCAAATGGCTACCGGGCTATTGATACGGCCAAGCAATACGGGAACGAAGCCGGAGTTGGTGAAGGACTCAAGCAGGGTCTTGCTGACAATGGTTTAAGCCGGGAAGACGTCTTTTTGACCACCAAGATCTTTAATGGTGACCAGGGTTACGAAAGCACCCTGAAAGCCTTTGAAGGCCAATTAGAACGGCTTCAAACTAGTTACGTTGATTTACTGTTGATTCACTGGCCAGTGAACGGCAAGTACAATGAAACTTGGAAAGCCATGGAAAAACTGTACCACGAGGGTAAGGTTCGTTCGATTGGGGTTTCAAACTTTAACCTCGACCGGTTGTCAGACTTAATGGAACACGCTTCGGTTAAGCCTGTTTTGAACCAGATGGAATTTAATCCAGTAGAACAAGAAAAAGACATTAAGGACTACTGTGATCGGCACCACATCTGGATTGAAGCTTGGTCTCCACTCGGACATGGGGAAGCATTGAACAACCCAGCCGTTAAGGAAATTGCTGCTAAATACAACAAATCAACCGCCCAAGTAATCTTGCGGTGGGAATTACAACGCGAATTAATCACGATTCCAAAGTCTACTCACGAAGAATACATCAAGCAAAATGCCGACCTGTATGACTTCGAATTGAGTGATGCGGACGTGGCTTTAATCAATAGTTTAGACGTTGATCAACGTTCACTCTGGTATGGGGCTTTCAGTTGGAATGGTAACCCAGCCGGAATTGTAGATGCCGTTGATGAATGGGATCACTAAACCACGATTAACAAGGGACTCGACTTTAGTCGGGTCCTTTTTTTATTTAATCATTTCTTAAACTTTGCTATACTAAGAATAATTAAAATTTATGGAGGTTTCTATGATTTCAGATGTACTGAGTAAGGCTTACACCACGGTGAAGCACAACTTCTGGACCTTGCTGGCAATGGTGTTACCGGCTCTGTTAGTTTCGTTTATCGGTGGCGGCTTATCGTCAGCGGTCAGTAGTTTTAATTCTGTGACGAACGTGGACACGATGAACGGGCTTCTAACCGCTACCCCAGTTGATTTTGGTGGTTCCTTTCTAGTAACGTTAATTGTGGAAGTGATTTCTTTCCTGTTAATGCTATCCTTTGAATTAGGGTTGATCGTGAGCTTACAATCCGGTCACTTTAAGTTTAAAAATGCCTTTGTGGTGTTTCACGGCTTAACGTGGCTAGTAATGCTCGGGATTTACGTGGTGTTTGCTGCCATCATGACGCTGTTAAGCCTGTTCTTCCTCATGGTCGTAATTGGGTTTGCAATCGCAGCTAATCAAAGTGTCTTTTTTGGCGTACTAGCATTTGTAGTCGCCGTAATCGGAGTGGTCGTGATTGCCTACGTAATGTTAGGGCTCCGGTACGTGTTCTTTACGTACTTCGTGGCTAAAGAACAGGATGACATGAGCTTCTTTGCGGCCTTTGTCACTAACTGGAAGATGATGAAGGGGCACCGGTGGCAATTATTAGGCTTGATCCTAATGCAAGTGCTCATTGCTTTAGTCATTGCCTTAGTAGTTGGGATTATCGCTGCGTTGATCTTCGTCATTCTCGGAGTCATTGGTAATCCGGGCTTACGGTTAGTGGTTGCTGCCATCCTAGTCATCATTGCAGTCGTTCTTTTTATTGCTGTGTACCTGTTCTACGGGCTATGGTGTTCAATGGCGCACGTTCAATTTTTCTTGAAACTACGTGATCAAGACGCAGTGACGGATGCAGCCGAATAATTTTTCCGGGAAATGCCGTGGAATATGGTAGAATGAAACTGTTTCAATTAATCTTAGATGAACTAATGGAGTGGTGAAGATGGCTGAACAAGCAAATAAAGATCAAATTTTAGCAGAAATCAAGGATATCGTGGT includes the following:
- the pyrE gene encoding orotate phosphoribosyltransferase, translating into MEKLETQILTQMVADGIVQLNAKQPFQFASGIQSPIYTDLRLTISYPELRTNLATALAKLIQTQYPNVTVIGGVATAGIPHAALVANALNLPMVYVRSKPKDHGTGKQIEGRLTKQDQVVLIDDLISTGGSVLQAAQAVQRAGDHVAGVVSIFSYGFPDAEENFKAAGVPFTPLLTYAQLIQQLRAQQVITPEQYQRFNQWHHDPWNWIQG
- a CDS encoding SH3 domain-containing protein, coding for MALATGETKTRAKLTKSKHGWLKIAMGLTFASTSMFAVTHQVHAEVQTTVQASVPADQTTSATADQTATPVANAEKAPVTNADAPASSAASDQSTTATDAPADQTATTPQTDQGEAKASDQTTQTQSDQTTADTKATSDKTQTDTTADQPAATSSKTDADATTTKQAAPADATSQPSADAKTTTDDTTKVKDQAATDSKTSTDAVASQKTDATPDSAQADTTATKQTDATKQDASDTKVATDQSTTDQTATKTTDANKTTTAADEHQAPTTPTSEVKSATPTVRLAVQTPANLNLATANMTPQTGTYTASGTQNVRDGASLSAGITGQLQSGDSINYDGKVQADGYTWLHYYNYENKDRWVAQLASATTSHQQFIESLSAGAIETWKKYGVLPSISIAQAIVESAWGQAAPGNNLFGIKGSYNGQSVTVQTQEWVNGRYITIYDKFRAYPSFAESIQDHGAFLYQNSRYANLLGNRDYAQTAWMLQNDGYATSPTYANTLISVIQSNNLSRFDQNLDNPGVPNNSDNNSTNVVQANGTWTFSSDVNVRTAPSLSASVTGAKYTGQQITYDGLADNDGYTWMRFKDSNGAYRYAAQIGANADVPAPTPTPDQGSTNQTSGVYTVSGWQNVRNGASLSAGITGQLQDGDTIYYDGTRDADGYQWLHYKNYAGQDRWLANLNNGGQTTPAPDQNHNDQATNNEVGVYTVNGWQNVRNGASLGAGVTGQLQNGDTIYYDGTRDADGYKWLHYTNYAGQDRWVADLNNGGQSTPAPAPDQGNQTSNRETGAYTVNGWQNVRTGSSLSAGVTGQLQNGDTIYYDETREADGYKWLHYTNYAGQDRWVADLNNGGQSTPAPAPSNEATVSGSYTINGWQNVRNDASLSAGVTGQLQNGDTIYYDRTRDVDGYKWLHYTNYAGQDRWVAQLDFAQVPNVNLEVTSNLSQRALQIASAQAGRPYAYGGATPQTGFDCSGLIYYAYQQAGKTLPRTAAAQYGATQPISKSQAQAGDLVFFDDGGIYHNGIYLGNGRMLDAQNNGVIYNDLLAYFSGNVYFGRIY
- a CDS encoding DUF998 domain-containing protein produces the protein MKSPKYYVEIPTQVVQELKATAGEKFALQLDKNGMQLEKQDVKRASLWDVSYWWNIIPAVVMALLFFAYCAEKGQKLIPLTGSFSIATGTIVLGTMMGSLLFTIFFVKTRNDSVNSVYRNIYWRNLPTIVIAVSLILLGSLLGIFWIFARVFYGAAFDQYTAALILLMFGLIINTIMINVADNITPTVLVDLLILTIIGGLLISMLANGNKQWWKHNISFLGTAKAIDSWQFNLTFIFSALLMLALVDYLFVSIKPLHRPKLPTFILRSLLTLLALEALGVGVIANNRQIPWMHYWHDRFAWAMAGTIIILIGGIKWLWPGIPKRFVWNSYLMGSLIIIVSILFRVVHYFSLTAFEIFASALAFSWIVMLFQYLLDEVNQQTQQVTVQLQLQKPNK
- a CDS encoding aldo/keto reductase, translating into MKLNLDSTITLNNGIEMPLLGLGVWKSDNQTATQSVKWALANGYRAIDTAKQYGNEAGVGEGLKQGLADNGLSREDVFLTTKIFNGDQGYESTLKAFEGQLERLQTSYVDLLLIHWPVNGKYNETWKAMEKLYHEGKVRSIGVSNFNLDRLSDLMEHASVKPVLNQMEFNPVEQEKDIKDYCDRHHIWIEAWSPLGHGEALNNPAVKEIAAKYNKSTAQVILRWELQRELITIPKSTHEEYIKQNADLYDFELSDADVALINSLDVDQRSLWYGAFSWNGNPAGIVDAVDEWDH